In Seriola aureovittata isolate HTS-2021-v1 ecotype China chromosome 17, ASM2101889v1, whole genome shotgun sequence, a genomic segment contains:
- the polr2f gene encoding DNA-directed RNA polymerases I, II, and III subunit RPABC2, whose product MSDNEDNFDDGDFDDAEEDEGLDDLENVEDEDQENVQILPAGEGQQANQKRITTPYMTKYERARVLGTRALQIAMCAPVMVELEGETDPLQIAMKELKSRKIPIIIRRYLPDGSYEDWGCDELIITD is encoded by the exons atgtccgACAACGAAGACAA CTTCGATGATGGAGATTTTGATGATGCCGAGGAGGACGAGGGATTAGATGACCTTGAAAACGTGGAAGAT GAAGATCAGGAGAACGTGCAGATCCTGCCGGCGGGAGAGGGTCAGCAGGCAAATCAGAAGAGGATCACAACACCATACATGACCAAATACGAGAGAGCCAGAGTGCTGGGGACACGAGCTCTGCAGATAGC GATGTGCGCTCCGGTCAtggtggagctggagggagaaACAGACCCCTTGCAAATAGCTATGAAAGAGCTCAA GAGCAGAAAGATCCCCATCATCATCCGCAGGTACCTTCCTGATGGCAGCTATGAGGACTGGGGTTGTGACGAGCTCATCATAactgattaa
- the LOC130185097 gene encoding MICAL-like protein 1 isoform X2 produces the protein MSNPTHAMASPRALREWCRDTCVGYPEVDIKNMSTSFRDGLAFCAIIHKHRPDLIDFSSLSKDNVYHNNKLAFEVAEAKLGIPALLDPKEMVSTKVPDCLSVITYLSHYHFFFNRKNHGPASLRSSHVAVLNNLTKISSPDGLKVLKSATHLETGGRHLSNTRPRAVCNLCFKPVHLIQRHLVDGKIYHRSCFRCKVCHSTLLPESYTQGSDAGSLICAHHLTDSQSSRVDLRQQTGSTDSRPQSEMEGGERRVRSRENNESTVTLKSTAKKPAPPSPPQPSVKDGTVAGAGKAGSAPVLSDDKKEATETHPPSELSSPCVRSTEGSAQPVPAPRRMFDSPVVPVPAPRVKTTHAANGSPAAGKSTNQSKSALSSSHITSPTAGSPKVKTNHPWMAIVHPGPWTQLPPAPAPVPTPRSKSLSNLRGSWYRPKVAPPNPFAEDVDEDTQAEKSADQTESSEDGGGRSEAAAIKSEDNNVKPLDTPSEANRADVTEAGGAAGRDPAEGRGASSEPAANTSQMDSQALDENGSTGVSQPDVTEAAAGRFLPKSLSVPVITCVHSQRSSVPVGVTEAHESVTSCQSKPACKENPFDRKPAIPKSKTFQDLPSRRAPAPGHGFPLIKRKVQTDQHVSTEDLQTEMGELDKHLEALEQRGVELERHLRDCKNAKDEERMLMEWFSLIHERHVLVRRDTELVHLTKQKKLEERQADVEYELRCLLNKPESDWSQEDRGREQKLMDELVAIIEQRNQIVSSLDQDRQREREEDELWEASLKNKEFQKEELKELKKSKGKFKPTKVFKLLNHKAESSKDSSDKKS, from the exons ATGTCTAATCCCACACACGCAATGGCATCACCGAGGGCTCTGCGAGAGTGGTGCCGCGACACATGCGTCGGTTACCCCGAGGTGGACATAAAGAACATGTCGACCTCATTCAGAGATGGACTTGCATTTTGCGCCATCATCCATAAACACCGGCCTGACTTGAT TGATTTTAGCTCCCTCTCCAAAGATAATGTCTATCACAATAACAAACTG GCTTTTGAGGTTGCAGAAGCAAAGCTGGGCATCCCTGCATTGCTGGACCCAAAGGAAATGGTTTCCACCAAGGTGCCCGACTGTCTGAGCGTCATCACCTACCTTTCACATTACCACTTTTTCTTCAACAGGAAGAATCATG GTCCTGCCAGTCTGAGGTCATCACACGTCGCTGTCTTAAACAATCTCACCAAGATCTCATCCCCCGATGGTCTGAAAGTCCTGAAG aGCGCCACTCATCTGGAAACCGGTGGCCGTCATTTATCCAACACAAGGCCGCGGGCGGTTTGTAATCTGTGTTTCAAACCCGTCCACCTCATACAGAGACATTTGGTCGACGGAAAGATCTACCATCGAAGCTGTTTCAG gTGCAAAGTGTGTCACAGCACTCTCTTACCAGAGTCGTACACACAGGGAAGTGATGCCGGCTCGTTGATCTGCGCTCACCATTTAACAGACAGTCAAAGTTCTCGTGTTGACCTCCGGCAACAAACTGGATCTACTGACAGTCGTCCACAAT cagagatggaggggggagagaggcgggtgaggagcagagaaaacaaCGAGTCAACTGTCACACTGAAGAGCACGGCGAAGAAGCCAGcgcctccttctcctcctcagcccAGCGTTAAAGACGGGACAGTCGCAGGAGCTGGGAAAGCTGGGTCTGCGCCCGTCCTGTCAGACGACAAGAAGGAAGCGACGGAGACTCATCCGCCGTCTGAGCTCTCCTCGCCGTGTGTGCGGTCGACAGAAGGAAGTGCTCAGCCCGTCCCAGCACCCAGGAGAATGTTCGACTCCCCTGTGGTCCCTGTCCCTGCACCCAGGGTCAAAACTACCCACGCAGCTAACGgctcacctgctgcag gcaaATCGACCAACCAAAGTAAATCTGCCCTCAGTTCATCTCACAT cacCAGCCCGACCGCTGGCAGCCCTAAAGTGAAAACCAACCACCCGTGGATGGCCATCGTCCATCCCGGGCCCTGGACGCAGCTGCCTCCCGCCCCGGCCCCGGTGCCCACTCCTCGATCCAAATCTCTCTCCAACCTGCGGGGGTCCTGGTACAGACCAAAAGTAGCCCCTCCCAATCCATTTGCAGAGGATGTGGATGAGGACACTCAGGCGGAGAAGTCTGCGGACCAAACTGAGTCCTCGGAGGACGGTGGCGGTCGCTCGGAGGCTGCTGCCATTAAATCTGAGGACAATAATGTAAAACCACTGGATACACCCAGTGAAGCAAACAGAGCAGATGTGACTGAGGCGGGTGGAGCTGCAGGACGTGACCCGGCAGAGGGAAGGGGTGCTTCCAGTGAACCGGCTGCAAACACAAGTCAAATGGATTCGCAGGCTCTGGATGAAAATGGAAGCACAGGTGTCTCACAGCCAGATGTGACTGAAGCGGCTGCAGGTCGCTTTTTACCCAAGAGTCTTTCTGTGCCGGTTATCACATGTGTCCACTCTCAAAGGTCCTCAGTGCCTGTTGGTGTAACAGAGGCACATGAGTCTGTCACATCATGCCAAAGTAAG CCGGCCTGCAAAGAGAATCCCTTTGATCGAAAACCTGCAATACCCAAATCAAAGACTTTCCAGGACCTCCCATCGAGACGGGCTCCTGCCCCGGGACATGGCTTCCCACTCATCAAGAGGAAG GTGCAGACAGACCAACATGTTTCTACAgaagacctgcagacagagatgGGAGAACTGGATAAACATCTGGAGGCGCTGGAACAAAGAGGAGTGGAACTGGAAAGACATCTGAGAGACTGCAAGAACG ctaAAGACGAGGAACGAATGCTGATGGAGTGGTTCTCTCTTATCCACGAGAGACACGTTCTGGTGCGCAGAGATACGGAGCTGGTTCACCT GACAAAGCAGAAGAAGTTagaggagagacaggcagaTGTGGAGTATGAGCTGCGATGTCTCCTTAATAAACCTG AGAGCGACTGGAGTCAGGAGGATCGAGGTCGAGAGCAGAAGCTGATGGACGAGCTGGTCGCCATCATCGAACAGAGGAACCAGATCGTCAGCAGCTTGGATCAGGACAGGCAGAG ggaaagagaggaggatgagctCTGGGAAGCTTCGCTGAAGAATAAAG AGTTCCAGAAAGAGGAACTAAAAGAGCTCAAGAAGTCAAAAGGAAAGTTCAAGCCCACAAAAGTTTTTAAGCTGCTGAACCATAAAGCCGAGAGCAGCAAAGACTCCTCGGACAAAAAGAGCTGA
- the LOC130185097 gene encoding MICAL-like protein 1 isoform X1 — protein sequence MSNPTHAMASPRALREWCRDTCVGYPEVDIKNMSTSFRDGLAFCAIIHKHRPDLIDFSSLSKDNVYHNNKLAFEVAEAKLGIPALLDPKEMVSTKVPDCLSVITYLSHYHFFFNRKNHGPASLRSSHVAVLNNLTKISSPDGLKVLKSATHLETGGRHLSNTRPRAVCNLCFKPVHLIQRHLVDGKIYHRSCFRCKVCHSTLLPESYTQGSDAGSLICAHHLTDSQSSRVDLRQQTGSTDSRPQCKFQTGYLSLGGLAISSVPHYTKKTESQDRQVCQTAEMEGGERRVRSRENNESTVTLKSTAKKPAPPSPPQPSVKDGTVAGAGKAGSAPVLSDDKKEATETHPPSELSSPCVRSTEGSAQPVPAPRRMFDSPVVPVPAPRVKTTHAANGSPAAGKSTNQSKSALSSSHITSPTAGSPKVKTNHPWMAIVHPGPWTQLPPAPAPVPTPRSKSLSNLRGSWYRPKVAPPNPFAEDVDEDTQAEKSADQTESSEDGGGRSEAAAIKSEDNNVKPLDTPSEANRADVTEAGGAAGRDPAEGRGASSEPAANTSQMDSQALDENGSTGVSQPDVTEAAAGRFLPKSLSVPVITCVHSQRSSVPVGVTEAHESVTSCQSKPACKENPFDRKPAIPKSKTFQDLPSRRAPAPGHGFPLIKRKVQTDQHVSTEDLQTEMGELDKHLEALEQRGVELERHLRDCKNAKDEERMLMEWFSLIHERHVLVRRDTELVHLTKQKKLEERQADVEYELRCLLNKPESDWSQEDRGREQKLMDELVAIIEQRNQIVSSLDQDRQREREEDELWEASLKNKEFQKEELKELKKSKGKFKPTKVFKLLNHKAESSKDSSDKKS from the exons ATGTCTAATCCCACACACGCAATGGCATCACCGAGGGCTCTGCGAGAGTGGTGCCGCGACACATGCGTCGGTTACCCCGAGGTGGACATAAAGAACATGTCGACCTCATTCAGAGATGGACTTGCATTTTGCGCCATCATCCATAAACACCGGCCTGACTTGAT TGATTTTAGCTCCCTCTCCAAAGATAATGTCTATCACAATAACAAACTG GCTTTTGAGGTTGCAGAAGCAAAGCTGGGCATCCCTGCATTGCTGGACCCAAAGGAAATGGTTTCCACCAAGGTGCCCGACTGTCTGAGCGTCATCACCTACCTTTCACATTACCACTTTTTCTTCAACAGGAAGAATCATG GTCCTGCCAGTCTGAGGTCATCACACGTCGCTGTCTTAAACAATCTCACCAAGATCTCATCCCCCGATGGTCTGAAAGTCCTGAAG aGCGCCACTCATCTGGAAACCGGTGGCCGTCATTTATCCAACACAAGGCCGCGGGCGGTTTGTAATCTGTGTTTCAAACCCGTCCACCTCATACAGAGACATTTGGTCGACGGAAAGATCTACCATCGAAGCTGTTTCAG gTGCAAAGTGTGTCACAGCACTCTCTTACCAGAGTCGTACACACAGGGAAGTGATGCCGGCTCGTTGATCTGCGCTCACCATTTAACAGACAGTCAAAGTTCTCGTGTTGACCTCCGGCAACAAACTGGATCTACTGACAGTCGTCCACAATGTAAGTTTCAGACAGGTTATTTATCTCTCGGTGGATTGGCCATCAGCAGCGTCCCTCATTACACTAAGAAAACAGAGTCACAGGACAGACAGGTTTGTCAAAcagcagagatggaggggggagagaggcgggtgaggagcagagaaaacaaCGAGTCAACTGTCACACTGAAGAGCACGGCGAAGAAGCCAGcgcctccttctcctcctcagcccAGCGTTAAAGACGGGACAGTCGCAGGAGCTGGGAAAGCTGGGTCTGCGCCCGTCCTGTCAGACGACAAGAAGGAAGCGACGGAGACTCATCCGCCGTCTGAGCTCTCCTCGCCGTGTGTGCGGTCGACAGAAGGAAGTGCTCAGCCCGTCCCAGCACCCAGGAGAATGTTCGACTCCCCTGTGGTCCCTGTCCCTGCACCCAGGGTCAAAACTACCCACGCAGCTAACGgctcacctgctgcag gcaaATCGACCAACCAAAGTAAATCTGCCCTCAGTTCATCTCACAT cacCAGCCCGACCGCTGGCAGCCCTAAAGTGAAAACCAACCACCCGTGGATGGCCATCGTCCATCCCGGGCCCTGGACGCAGCTGCCTCCCGCCCCGGCCCCGGTGCCCACTCCTCGATCCAAATCTCTCTCCAACCTGCGGGGGTCCTGGTACAGACCAAAAGTAGCCCCTCCCAATCCATTTGCAGAGGATGTGGATGAGGACACTCAGGCGGAGAAGTCTGCGGACCAAACTGAGTCCTCGGAGGACGGTGGCGGTCGCTCGGAGGCTGCTGCCATTAAATCTGAGGACAATAATGTAAAACCACTGGATACACCCAGTGAAGCAAACAGAGCAGATGTGACTGAGGCGGGTGGAGCTGCAGGACGTGACCCGGCAGAGGGAAGGGGTGCTTCCAGTGAACCGGCTGCAAACACAAGTCAAATGGATTCGCAGGCTCTGGATGAAAATGGAAGCACAGGTGTCTCACAGCCAGATGTGACTGAAGCGGCTGCAGGTCGCTTTTTACCCAAGAGTCTTTCTGTGCCGGTTATCACATGTGTCCACTCTCAAAGGTCCTCAGTGCCTGTTGGTGTAACAGAGGCACATGAGTCTGTCACATCATGCCAAAGTAAG CCGGCCTGCAAAGAGAATCCCTTTGATCGAAAACCTGCAATACCCAAATCAAAGACTTTCCAGGACCTCCCATCGAGACGGGCTCCTGCCCCGGGACATGGCTTCCCACTCATCAAGAGGAAG GTGCAGACAGACCAACATGTTTCTACAgaagacctgcagacagagatgGGAGAACTGGATAAACATCTGGAGGCGCTGGAACAAAGAGGAGTGGAACTGGAAAGACATCTGAGAGACTGCAAGAACG ctaAAGACGAGGAACGAATGCTGATGGAGTGGTTCTCTCTTATCCACGAGAGACACGTTCTGGTGCGCAGAGATACGGAGCTGGTTCACCT GACAAAGCAGAAGAAGTTagaggagagacaggcagaTGTGGAGTATGAGCTGCGATGTCTCCTTAATAAACCTG AGAGCGACTGGAGTCAGGAGGATCGAGGTCGAGAGCAGAAGCTGATGGACGAGCTGGTCGCCATCATCGAACAGAGGAACCAGATCGTCAGCAGCTTGGATCAGGACAGGCAGAG ggaaagagaggaggatgagctCTGGGAAGCTTCGCTGAAGAATAAAG AGTTCCAGAAAGAGGAACTAAAAGAGCTCAAGAAGTCAAAAGGAAAGTTCAAGCCCACAAAAGTTTTTAAGCTGCTGAACCATAAAGCCGAGAGCAGCAAAGACTCCTCGGACAAAAAGAGCTGA
- the LOC130185098 gene encoding ADP-ribosylation factor-binding protein GGA1-like: MAAPPDAESLESRINRATNPLNRDTDWSSIHAFCDQLNNDLEGPQLATRLLAHKIQSPQEWEAMQALLVLETCMKNCGKRFHNEVGKFRFLNELIKVVSPKYLGSRSPEPVKKKVLELIYSWTLGLPDEAKISDAYQMLKKQGIIKQDPELPPDKLLNLPPPRPKNAIFEDEEKSKMLSRLLNSSHPEDLKAANKLIKEMVQEDQRRAEKVSKRVNAIQEVNESVALLTQLLQDYDSTASDQSNAELIQDLYQRCEKMRPTLFRLASDTEDNDEALAEILQANDSLTTVINLYKQQVKGEIVNGNNTLNAQKQTALLDLSGLDTSPQSPPSFPEFPTPTDSLNAPSQEMGISLLDDELMSLGLSEGTHTSNPPSQPEDSTAWDSFQSSDSIDADPPAAPSLLLSPDPPSHSQPLSSGSTPGNSALDELDLLGKTLLQQSLPPEGLQVKWDKQQSKPTLRDLQSKSGANVSLNPIPTFTSEHPAPQLNSQPGLGATLLDMSPTHTEAPAAEISLTDVFVPLESIKPSSLLPVTVFDGHSLRVLFHFARDSPPSRPDVLVVIISMLSSAPVPVTNINFETTAPKSMAAKLQPPSGTELPAFNPILPPAAVTQILLLANPNKEKVQLQYRLTFTMGEQEHTESGSLEQFPTPETWGNL, from the exons ATGGCTGCACCGCCCGATGCGGAGAGTTTGGAGTCTCGTATTA aCAGAGCCACAAACCCActcaacagagacacagactggaGCAGCATCCATGCCTTCTGTGACCAGCTCAACAATGATCTGGAGGG TCCTCAGCTGGCCACCAGGCTCCTGGCCCACAAGATCCAGTCTCCCCAGGAGTGGGAGGCCATGCAAGCCCTGCTG gTTTTGGAGACGTGTATGAAAAATTGCGGGAAAAGGTTTCATAATGAAGTGGGCAAATTCCGTTTTCTTAATGAACTCATCAAAGTAGTTTCTCCAAAG TACCTGGGCTCACGGTCACCAGAGCCAGTAAAAAAGAAGGTTTTGGAGTTGATCTATAGCTGGACTTTGGGTTTACCTGATGAGGCCAAGATCTCAGATGCTTATCAGATGCTGAAAAAACAAG GTATTATCAAACAAGACCCAGAGCTGCCACCGGACAAACTACTGAACCTTCCTCCACCCAGACCCAAGAATGCCATCTTCGAGGACGAGGAGAAGTCGAAA ATGCTGTCTCGCCTGTTGAACAGCTCGCACCCCGAGGACCTGAAAGCCGCCAACAAACTCATCAAGGAAATGGTCCAAGAG GACCAGAGGCGGGCAGAGAAGGTGTCGAAGCGGGTGAACGCCATTCAGGAGGTGAACGAGAGCGTGGCTCTGCTGACTCAGCTCCTGCAGGACTATGACAGCACAGCCAGCGATCAGAGCAACGCTGAACTCATACAG gaCCTGTACCAGCGCTGTGAGAAAATGAGACCTACACTGTTCAGACTGGCAAGTGACACAGAGGACAACGATGAGGCTCTAG CGGAGATCCTGCAGGCCAACGACAGCTTGACCACGGTCATCAACCTTTACAAACAGCAGGTGAAGGGGGAGATAGTGAACGGCAACAACACATTAAAcgcacagaaacaaacag CACTGCTAGATCTGTCGGGATTGGACACGTCACCCCAGTCGCCACCATCCTTCCCAGAATTTCCCACTCCGACAGACAGCCTGAACGCCCCCTCACAGGAGATGGGGATAAGTCTCCTTGACGACGAGCTGATGTCACTCG GTTTAAGTGAAGGAACGCACACCTCCAACCCCCCCTCACAGCCTGAGGACTCCACAGCCTGGGACTCCTTCCAG TCCTCCGACAGCATAGACGCAGACCCCCCCGCAGCACCCAGTCTCCTCCTGAGTCCAGACCCACCCTCCCACTCTCAGCCCCTTTCCTCCGGCTCCACCCCGGGGAACTCGGCCCTGGACGAGCTGGACCTGCTGGGGAAGACGCTGCTGCAGCAGTCCCTGCCTCCAGAGGGCCTGCAGGTCAAATG GGACAAGCAACAGTCCAAACCAACTCTGAGAGATCTCCAGAGCAAGTCTGGGGCCAACGTTTCCCTGAACCCCATCCCAACTTTTACCTCTGAACATCCTGCGCCTCAACTCAACTCTCAGCCCGGCCTCGGAGCTACGTTGCTGGATATGTCCCCGACTCACACGGAggctcctgctgctgaaatctccctgactgatgtttttgtacCGCTAGAATCCATTAAGCCCA GTAGTCTGTTACCTGTGACTGTGTTTGACGGACACAGTCTGCGGGTTCTCTTTCACTTTGCTCGCGACTCGCCTCCGTCTCGCCCTGATGTGCTGGTGGTGATCATCTCCATGCTGTCCTCGGCCCCCGTCCCTGTCACCAACATAAACTTCGAGACTACAGCTCCAAAG TCTATGGCAGCGAAGCTACAGCCTCCATCAGGAACGGAGCTCCCAGCTTTCAACCCCatccttcctcctgctgctgtcacacagaTCCTGCTGCTGGCAAACCCAAACAAG GAGAAAGTGCAGCTCCAGTACAGACTAACCTTCACCATGGGAGAGCAGGAACACACCGAGAGCGGCAGTCTAGAACAGTTCCCTACTCCGGAGACGTGGGGGAACCTATAG